catggctccacccctcgtgacatcacggcccgttgtgacgaccgctacgccccctcccatagacttttattgaggccgtgacgtcacgaggggcggagccgtgacgtaacgatgctgcagcccctgtattgcctgtcattacgtgcagagcgaactcgctctgtgcagtaatgatagcccagtgccgcagcagcgatcccagggctccccagcagtgggaccgcggcaatctgacatcttatccccgatcctttggataggggataagatgtctaggggcagagtacccctttaagggacatatGAACTTATCCTGCCCCCTCTTTCTGATGCCTTGGGCATCTAGTGTCTCTCATCAAACCTATTTTACCTAGTGACAAAGGTGAATAATGTAATCTGTgaattattttaaccccttaaggacacagcccattttaaccttacctgtcatacaggcttgtagtgcgggtgatactgatcaaaattataCTTACGGCATCTGAAATCGCCACACCGTTCCGCCGTTATTGCTTGTTTTTCGgggtatgcaaattagctctttgggggcatgggcggagcttggaCCCGAGGTCCCGGCACTCCGACGTCATCTTCGGCCGGGCGTTCGCTCCGCCCAGCTCATCCATATGCATAACCCCCTGGGCGGTTTACTGCTCATACCAAATACCGGTGTGTTTTTGCcttacgatatgaatttttcacataccgcaataccgtttccacagcaaccaactcCAATGCATGATGGCGTAGAGAAATGTCCGGCCGCACAGCGTCTCTGGGAAGTGTTGTCCGATCCGCACTGAACTGACTGTGAGGAGCTgggaggggactacaactcctggcgtGCACTGTTCAGCTCTAAGCTTGGGTCATGTTTCTTACTTTGTGTTCCTTCCTGCAAAATTTGTGGTGAGGCAAGGAATTATTGATTTCCCACTACCagccataataaataaataaaataaaaaagaggcaCAGGACAATAGTCATCTgttttaatatattatttaatGATGGTATGCTACATAAGTATCAGAGGAATACATAGTCCCCACCTAAGGAATCTTTTTGTTTAATAGAACGTGTAATGATCTCAGCATCTGACTGAAGCACAGTGAGAACTAGATGCAGAGCACTACGCCATGCCTCAACCTTTGGAATAACATTATCATACACTGGTACCTGTCTATGTTCAATGGGAAGTCCTGAGTCATCAATAAATAGAACATTTCTGGAGTATTCATTGAACATGTACAAAGAAGGAGACGAGTAAGTACCAACATTTTGGAGTTCATTCTGTATGAAGGTCATAGCTTCTAATTCTGAAGAAAATTGACAAACATTAAAAAGAAGAGTAGAAAGATATTTTATCCAGCCCTTGGCAAGGCACTTATAGACAGAAGATTTGTAATGGATGGCAGAGGACGACAACCATGAGGACATGCAGGACTGTGAACCGCTGTGAGATGGGCTCCCAGATTCTAGCATTGTCTCAAGCTTTTGGAGATGATGAAGACAGAAAAGTTCAACTGCACCTCCACCAGGAAATACTTTTCGGTCAAAAAAAGCATTATGTAGTTTGTAAGAGCACGCCCAAAACTGGTCTTCCATCACTTGCACTTTGGGCATTAGTCTGCAGTTGAGCACTACAGTGGCCAGATTTATCTTGTGTGCATGGAGACTTATAGCAGCAGTTTGGCTTGATTGTGAACTCCATTGTGGACAAAGTGTGGCATACACCTCACAGCCTATGCTATGAGGACTCATCTCTGTGAGGTAAGCCACGGGCTCGGCCCCTGTGCACTCACTAAAAGCCTGAAGAACATTTGACCTTACATGAGTAATAATAAGAATATTTCTCTGAAGGCACTGCATTATGAGTTGTGGACAGGCATCACCCCTCACTAAAATTAAGTTTATACTGGCTTGAACTATTTTCTGACATGCAGTACTTATCCATAAATCCTCAGCTGATCTTTCATGGTCTGCTATCTCAGACACCAATTTTAGATTTGTTGCCTTATTAAAGCCAATATGTCTATAGTTTTCTGTCAATTCTCCATCTAAAAGAAGAACTTTCAAGGGTTTTCCCTCAAAGTTTTTGACAACTGTAACATATTCTGGTCTTACTAAAGTCACATATCCAAATGCAGCACTTGAGTTTACTTCTGATACACCTTTTACAAAGCAAATATTTAGACAGGAAGCCTGGAAGACATCTTTGGTCAGAGATGTTTCATGAGAATTTTCAGACAGAAGAGTGGCAGCCTTCTCCACAAGTTCCATTACCTCCCAATTCCCATGACTCAAAGACTTTGTTAGATCTTCTAAACTGTGGCTACTGGGTTGGGAAGGATTCTGAAAGCTGCTTATTTTCGAAATAGAGAAGTGTCTACTATGAGACAGTTTGCTCATCTGGCAACTTTTACTATTTAAGTTTCCTTTACCGGGCGGAGTGACATCTATGTGCTTTACAGTGTTAGCAATGTGTCCTGGACATGTGTCAGGGCCAATGTTTCCACCTCTAGAAGAAGAGAAACAATGATTTTCATTATGAGAAACATGACCATTCCTTTCATCTGCTACTAAAGTCCTGTGACGTGTGTTCTgctttatagtagctatattatcAATTGGTATGTATAATTCCTTAACACtttcaatacaggaatttagacCTTCTAACATTCCTGAGACGATCAATGAAATGGGAACTCCGTGGTGAAGACATTCCAGGACAGCTTTACTCCATACTCCGACAAGGAAAAACAGAGTTGTCGTACCAGTTTTGTACTCTTTATGATGGGCTTGAATTGTTTCATTAAAGATTTGTCCCGCTGCACTAGATAACTCTAGACTCTCCAAAAGTCTAAAGGAGGAGCAAGTTAAAGTGCTTTCTTGAGTATCTTCATTGTAAATAAACTTGTATGATTTCCGTGGTCCTAGGAGGGTCTTCACTGATGTTGATATGTTGAATAATTCAATCAGTTCCAAGTGGTCTCTCAATTTCACTGCGGACACCATGGCCTAAGGTTAAACAGAATGCATTTATTTTATTGGTCATAAATAGCTGTAAATAGATTTTCCAATTGCGTGTTGGTACATGAGGTTGTTTTTGCCGAGCAGCAATCAGTTGTATGCCTACAGTCACTGTTTTGTGATGCAGATTTCAGCTGCCGGGCAAGTATAGGAGAAGAAAAACACttttaacactgtgagctaagaaaaaaaaaaaaaaagatatttttataaatagactagctgagtacccggcgttgcccggtttttccttcctaatccttgttggggaggaaaataaacaaacgaggaagcttttgacttcatatcccgtccttatatcccatcatatcccaaccccatatcccgtccttatatcccgacctcctatcccaacgtgtaagatgtgtaccaggtactgaaatatctacagccgtacggaagttatgtgggaacatacatttcccattgatttgcatgggactttaaacaaaaaccccgaccctcacaaatgggggtagttaagggtggacattatagatgagcgaacttacagtaaattcgattcgacttcttggcttggcagttgatgacttttcctgcattaattagttcagctttcaggtgctcccgtgggctggaaaaggtggatacagtcctaggagactcatctctagtggacatataagtaacatgtgatctagtattatcgaaatatctccagccgtttggaagttatgcggtaacatatatttcccattgacttgtatgggattttaaacataaaccccacccctggcaaatgggggtgagtaagggttaaatcacctatcctatgtttgttgttgacatataagtaacatgtccgCCAAGTttcatctttagccgtttggacgtgatgctggaacatacacacatacatactagggatcgaccgatatcgattttttagggccgataccgataatctgtgacctttcaggccgatagccaataacttataccgatattccgataTGGAAtatccgtttggacgtgatgctggaacatacacacatacatactagggatcgaccgatatcgattttttagggcaaataCCGATAATCTATGACCTTTTATAAGTTATCGGCCATTTCCCAGCACAACTACCCTaactctcccccccccaccccggcagaagccgctgcagatcaatgatttaatgtgggtgctttaaatcaatgaactgcagcggcttttgcagggccagagacccccgccgccgcccgcttccccctgcctgtcctggggtcctccctagtccaaccactaccgccgctgccctattgcctcccccatccccggttttataattacctgttcccgggatccgcgctacttctggctccggcagcgtcctgagctgtcactgtgcgcactgacggtgacgtcgcgttgaggacgtcactcgtcattgcgctgcgcagcacgCCACAGGatgtcgcaggagccagaagtagcgcggaccctgggaacaggtaattataaaaccgggtatgggggaggcaatggggcggcagcGGTGGTGGCGGTCTCTGGGCGGGGAGGCgagcagggcattatcggcaaggtaattgctgataccgataatgtccgaaatcgtgaatatcggccaaactgataatcggtcaatccctaatacatacacacacacattgagttatatatatatatatatatatatatatattatatatatatatatatatatagactagctgagtacccggcgttgcccggtttttccttcctaatccttgttggggaggaaaataaacagaggaagcttttgacttcatatcccgtcctcatatatggttgtcatatcccaaccccatatcccgtcctcctatcctgttctgtaatatgtgaccaggtattgaaatatctccagccgtacggaagttatgtgggaacatacatttcccattgatttgcatgggactttaaacataaaccccgaccctcacaaatgggggtagttaagggttaaattaactatcctatattttaagtggacatataagtaacatgtgaccaagtattatcgaaatatctccagccgtttgaaagttatgcagtaacatatttcccatagacttgtgtgggaccttaaacaaaaaccccgcccctggcaaatgggtgtgagtaagggttaaattacctatcctatatttgttgttgacatataagtaacacatgtgccaagtttcatgttactatctttagccatttggacgtgatgctggaacatacacacacacattgagttttatatatacctGTATAGGTGCCAGAGGCatgaaattagatgtacatggtcaggattaggtactgagtaaaacatttttgcgGGATCTGAGAGGTCCGCTTTAACAACCTATACATAAAGGCTTGATCTAGCAGAAGGTTGTAGTGCACACATGGACAACATGATCACAtgaataaggctgcattcaaaTCATGTCTGCAGCCTACggctgctggatccggctggggaacgggaaaaccaggcgctcccataccccagccggattgGCGCTGAAACCCATTTACTTTAataagccaaccggagtcaaacagtgactccggttggctcatttttgcctggacctaaaactgtagtatactacggttttaggtccagtcacaaaaccggatacggggcaaaaatgagccgagcgGAGTCACTGTTTGAGTTAGCAGTAACGTTAAAGTGCTATtgtcattttatacatttttcatggtgtccagacatgttaaaagtttagatcacactAGGTTTCACTACTATAGCCCCTctccctggctgtcaatcaaatctgaccCTTTCACTGTATAAATCTATGAAGTAAAAGGTTCAGCGCTGACGTTAATTCAGATGAAGGTGGTGCTTTAAAAGTATCCTCTATCCGCAAgataggaaataagtgtctgatctccatCAGAAGTGTGTAGgctccatgcactgtctatgggagtaCAATGCTTGTGTGtctctggcactcccatagagaaagcaTGGAGCGCATGCCAAGACACCGCTAAATGCACAGGGGTCCAGTTCTGAAGATTGCTAGGGGGTCCTAGAGGTTGgactccctgtgatcagacacatcTCCTATCCTACAGACAAATTTTTAAAAATAGTAGAGTACCCCCTTTACCCTtttaggacccagggcgtacctgcacgcccgtgggaattccggtccccaccatgcacggactgggatgcctgctgaacttattttctcctattacctcttgtaaaaatgtatatttggggggaaaaactgcattttagtgaaaaggcttattgtggggtgttaaggctcactgtaccccttgttatgtgccttgaggggtgtttccaaaacagtatgccatgtgttttatttttttattttttctgttctggcaccacaggggcttcccaaaaaccatttcagcaaaattcactctccaaaatcccattgtcgatccttcccttatgagccctctagtgcacccacaaaacacttcacatccacatatgaggtatttccttactcaagagaaatagttttacacattttggaggctttttctccttttaccccttgtaaaaaaaatttaaaaatgggtctacaagaacatgttagtgtaaaaaatggagattttgaattttctctttccctttgctgctattcctgtgaaacacctaaagggttaatacactttctgaatgtcattttgaatactttgaggggtgcagtttttataatggggtcatttgtggggtatttttaatatgaaggcccctaaaatccacttcaaaactaaactagtccctgaaaaCTTCAGATTTCGAAaagtgtgaaaaattttaaaattgctgctgaactttgaagccctctgatgtcttccaaaagtaaaaacatgtcaactttatgatggaaacataaaagtagacatattgggggagatttatcaaatgatttagactggtttttcctgtctaaatttgtcgcacagaaagtcgcagtctaaatatgtgcaatttttttcccgacttttgctgtagaggatttttagtccatgatgcatgcaagtctattttagacggaaatgcattggtgctgaatttatcaagtgcgataagtagcatctgcccaaaatacgctgaaatgtcagaccatgttggagcaggtctaaatgcagtttaagctgtagaccctgaagtctgagcacagaatttatcaagggctgtgagacctttgataaattaggagcacaatagacaggagactatcacatacgctggtctataagcatacccagaatagactagattaggaaatgtcccccattgtgtatgtgaatcaatgtataatttatttggtatgtctatgttccttacaagcagagagttactgcgtaaaaacggaagcccccaaaacttacaaaatagtgttttttcatcaattttgccacacattaattttttttcccgtttcaccgtagacttttgggtaaaatgacaatgtcattacaaagtagaattattgatgcaaaaaataagccatcatatagaattttaggtgaaaattgtaaagagttaggatttttttaagttaaggaggaaaaattgaaaattaaaaaaaaggaaaaagcccgagtccttaaatgggcactgtcaccaactttattttttgatatgttgtagtacttatgcactacaacatatctctaatatacttttattattattattttttaaattaaaatagtttaatttacatttgaaaaacggccactaggggtctccctcttagtggccggctgcagcctggccgggcatcggtcctttttcattcagcctgcgctcgctccctgcctgtctgatccactggctgggaggccactcctcccacacatcgccgccgctgtccctgcacgcccgctgccggactctgcagtaagtgtaaagggggggggggggagggggggtgttgtgatggagggaacggggtatgtcggggggcggggggggagggagacggaggggacgggctagcgccgcatgtaacttaatagtttatctacacagggtgcctccagctgtttcaatactacaactcccagcatgccctgacagccaatagatgtcaggccaagctgggagttgtagtgatgaaacagctggaggcaccctgtgtagatgaactaagggcggaagtcccccccagcaggcatcagtgacgtggtgcctgctggggaagtctgcctggtagtgagcacactgccaggcagacagaaggcattttttatatagtaaaattaaaggcagggagagggttagggatagatgggcaataggcagggacagaaaaaaaaaaaaaaaaagacggtgggagctaccctttaaggggttaaggtgaaaatggtcttggtTCTTGAGGGTCAAGTCTTTCTGCAGTCTGCTGTCCCACAAGGTTGTGGCTCTGAAAGATGAACATTGTTCCAGAATCTGGCAAAATCAGTGTCCGAGAACAAAGTCTTGAAGGTAAATGGGTGAAGCACCCTACACATGCCATCATATGCAGtggcactacatatacacacaatataatattatatatatatatatatatatatatatatatatatagtgactttATCTTTTCCACATCTGTGCTGCCGGTAGGGTAACCAATAAGAAGGGCTGCAGCTTTTAATGTTCCTCTGTTCTATTGTCTCTATTGTTTgagtatgaaagctgagctgtgattggctgctattgGCCAAAACAAACCGCTTTCTGTCTCCGATTCATATACTGGGTCAATGTATCCCTTCTAAGTGCAGCTGTAACAACCAATGACTAGTGCTCTAAACAGTGTTTTTCAtaccatgtgtctccagctgttgcaaaactacaactcccagcatgcccaaacagccaaaggctgtctggacatgctgggagttgtagttttgcaacagctgaagacacatggTATGAAAAACACTGCATTAACCAACCTTGGCCATAATCTTGAGCACTTTCCTCATTACCACCTTGTGTTGCTTTAAGCCCAATTCACTTCCGCTCCTTCTTCGTCCAATATTTTCATGCATTATGCCCAATACCTCATGGAACAAACCAACACTACTAACAATAGGTGATGGTGAATATCAAATTGCCCATTAGCACTGTAACCCTCTCCCAGCCCCCCTCCACACTGCTGCGTCCAGCACTCTCACCCGATCTCCAAAAATCAAGCGTTCTACCGTTGTCATGATAACCACGACATGTGCTTCCGGGATCCCATCAAGAAGCAGAGCGGATGAGCTGATGGAAACACAGTCCTGATTGGTTACAATTTCCCTCTGTCCTTGGTGAACCGGAAATGATTGTAATGGTCACCTCCCACCTCTGAACGCGTCTGATCACATGGTCTGCAAATCAAATCATTTGCGCATGTGCGTAACCATTCGGCATCCATGGTAACGGGGACGCAGCTTTTCTGTTTGTTACGAGGGCCCTGCGCGTAGGGAAAGGGCAAGATGGCACCGCCCAATAATATGACGACACGACTGGGGGTGTGGCTTCTAGAAAGGGGCCCGGTGGTGTCATGGAAACGTTGTAATTGGCGTCTGTTTTGCTAACGGTGTGTTGGAATGGCGGGCAACGCGGCGCCCATT
Above is a genomic segment from Hyla sarda isolate aHylSar1 chromosome 1, aHylSar1.hap1, whole genome shotgun sequence containing:
- the BBS12 gene encoding Bardet-Biedl syndrome 12 protein isoform X1, with product MHENIGRRRSGSELGLKQHKVVMRKVLKIMAKAMVSAVKLRDHLELIELFNISTSVKTLLGPRKSYKFIYNEDTQESTLTCSSFRLLESLELSSAAGQIFNETIQAHHKEYKTGTTTLFFLVGVWSKAVLECLHHGVPISLIVSGMLEGLNSCIESVKELYIPIDNIATIKQNTRHRTLVADERNGHVSHNENHCFSSSRGGNIGPDTCPGHIANTVKHIDVTPPGKGNLNSKSCQMSKLSHSRHFSISKISSFQNPSQPSSHSLEDLTKSLSHGNWEVMELVEKAATLLSENSHETSLTKDVFQASCLNICFVKGVSEVNSSAAFGYVTLVRPEYVTVVKNFEGKPLKVLLLDGELTENYRHIGFNKATNLKLVSEIADHERSAEDLWISTACQKIVQASINLILVRGDACPQLIMQCLQRNILIITHVRSNVLQAFSECTGAEPVAYLTEMSPHSIGCEVYATLCPQWSSQSSQTAAISLHAHKINLATVVLNCRLMPKVQVMEDQFWACSYKLHNAFFDRKVFPGGGAVELFCLHHLQKLETMLESGSPSHSGSQSCMSSWLSSSAIHYKSSVYKCLAKGWIKYLSTLLFNVCQFSSELEAMTFIQNELQNVGTYSSPSLYMFNEYSRNVLFIDDSGLPIEHRQVPVYDNVIPKVEAWRSALHLVLTVLQSDAEIITRSIKQKDSLGGDYVFL
- the BBS12 gene encoding Bardet-Biedl syndrome 12 protein isoform X3, coding for MHENIGRRRSGSELGLKQHKAMVSAVKLRDHLELIELFNISTSVKTLLGPRKSYKFIYNEDTQESTLTCSSFRLLESLELSSAAGQIFNETIQAHHKEYKTGTTTLFFLVGVWSKAVLECLHHGVPISLIVSGMLEGLNSCIESVKELYIPIDNIATIKQNTRHRTLVADERNGHVSHNENHCFSSSRGGNIGPDTCPGHIANTVKHIDVTPPGKGNLNSKSCQMSKLSHSRHFSISKISSFQNPSQPSSHSLEDLTKSLSHGNWEVMELVEKAATLLSENSHETSLTKDVFQASCLNICFVKGVSEVNSSAAFGYVTLVRPEYVTVVKNFEGKPLKVLLLDGELTENYRHIGFNKATNLKLVSEIADHERSAEDLWISTACQKIVQASINLILVRGDACPQLIMQCLQRNILIITHVRSNVLQAFSECTGAEPVAYLTEMSPHSIGCEVYATLCPQWSSQSSQTAAISLHAHKINLATVVLNCRLMPKVQVMEDQFWACSYKLHNAFFDRKVFPGGGAVELFCLHHLQKLETMLESGSPSHSGSQSCMSSWLSSSAIHYKSSVYKCLAKGWIKYLSTLLFNVCQFSSELEAMTFIQNELQNVGTYSSPSLYMFNEYSRNVLFIDDSGLPIEHRQVPVYDNVIPKVEAWRSALHLVLTVLQSDAEIITRSIKQKDSLGGDYVFL
- the BBS12 gene encoding Bardet-Biedl syndrome 12 protein isoform X5, translated to MTTAMVSAVKLRDHLELIELFNISTSVKTLLGPRKSYKFIYNEDTQESTLTCSSFRLLESLELSSAAGQIFNETIQAHHKEYKTGTTTLFFLVGVWSKAVLECLHHGVPISLIVSGMLEGLNSCIESVKELYIPIDNIATIKQNTRHRTLVADERNGHVSHNENHCFSSSRGGNIGPDTCPGHIANTVKHIDVTPPGKGNLNSKSCQMSKLSHSRHFSISKISSFQNPSQPSSHSLEDLTKSLSHGNWEVMELVEKAATLLSENSHETSLTKDVFQASCLNICFVKGVSEVNSSAAFGYVTLVRPEYVTVVKNFEGKPLKVLLLDGELTENYRHIGFNKATNLKLVSEIADHERSAEDLWISTACQKIVQASINLILVRGDACPQLIMQCLQRNILIITHVRSNVLQAFSECTGAEPVAYLTEMSPHSIGCEVYATLCPQWSSQSSQTAAISLHAHKINLATVVLNCRLMPKVQVMEDQFWACSYKLHNAFFDRKVFPGGGAVELFCLHHLQKLETMLESGSPSHSGSQSCMSSWLSSSAIHYKSSVYKCLAKGWIKYLSTLLFNVCQFSSELEAMTFIQNELQNVGTYSSPSLYMFNEYSRNVLFIDDSGLPIEHRQVPVYDNVIPKVEAWRSALHLVLTVLQSDAEIITRSIKQKDSLGGDYVFL
- the BBS12 gene encoding Bardet-Biedl syndrome 12 protein isoform X4 → MTTVERLIFGDRAMVSAVKLRDHLELIELFNISTSVKTLLGPRKSYKFIYNEDTQESTLTCSSFRLLESLELSSAAGQIFNETIQAHHKEYKTGTTTLFFLVGVWSKAVLECLHHGVPISLIVSGMLEGLNSCIESVKELYIPIDNIATIKQNTRHRTLVADERNGHVSHNENHCFSSSRGGNIGPDTCPGHIANTVKHIDVTPPGKGNLNSKSCQMSKLSHSRHFSISKISSFQNPSQPSSHSLEDLTKSLSHGNWEVMELVEKAATLLSENSHETSLTKDVFQASCLNICFVKGVSEVNSSAAFGYVTLVRPEYVTVVKNFEGKPLKVLLLDGELTENYRHIGFNKATNLKLVSEIADHERSAEDLWISTACQKIVQASINLILVRGDACPQLIMQCLQRNILIITHVRSNVLQAFSECTGAEPVAYLTEMSPHSIGCEVYATLCPQWSSQSSQTAAISLHAHKINLATVVLNCRLMPKVQVMEDQFWACSYKLHNAFFDRKVFPGGGAVELFCLHHLQKLETMLESGSPSHSGSQSCMSSWLSSSAIHYKSSVYKCLAKGWIKYLSTLLFNVCQFSSELEAMTFIQNELQNVGTYSSPSLYMFNEYSRNVLFIDDSGLPIEHRQVPVYDNVIPKVEAWRSALHLVLTVLQSDAEIITRSIKQKDSLGGDYVFL
- the BBS12 gene encoding Bardet-Biedl syndrome 12 protein isoform X2 — its product is MDAEWLRTCANDLICRPCDQTRSEAMVSAVKLRDHLELIELFNISTSVKTLLGPRKSYKFIYNEDTQESTLTCSSFRLLESLELSSAAGQIFNETIQAHHKEYKTGTTTLFFLVGVWSKAVLECLHHGVPISLIVSGMLEGLNSCIESVKELYIPIDNIATIKQNTRHRTLVADERNGHVSHNENHCFSSSRGGNIGPDTCPGHIANTVKHIDVTPPGKGNLNSKSCQMSKLSHSRHFSISKISSFQNPSQPSSHSLEDLTKSLSHGNWEVMELVEKAATLLSENSHETSLTKDVFQASCLNICFVKGVSEVNSSAAFGYVTLVRPEYVTVVKNFEGKPLKVLLLDGELTENYRHIGFNKATNLKLVSEIADHERSAEDLWISTACQKIVQASINLILVRGDACPQLIMQCLQRNILIITHVRSNVLQAFSECTGAEPVAYLTEMSPHSIGCEVYATLCPQWSSQSSQTAAISLHAHKINLATVVLNCRLMPKVQVMEDQFWACSYKLHNAFFDRKVFPGGGAVELFCLHHLQKLETMLESGSPSHSGSQSCMSSWLSSSAIHYKSSVYKCLAKGWIKYLSTLLFNVCQFSSELEAMTFIQNELQNVGTYSSPSLYMFNEYSRNVLFIDDSGLPIEHRQVPVYDNVIPKVEAWRSALHLVLTVLQSDAEIITRSIKQKDSLGGDYVFL